In Miscanthus floridulus cultivar M001 chromosome 5, ASM1932011v1, whole genome shotgun sequence, one genomic interval encodes:
- the LOC136450671 gene encoding exocyst complex component EXO70B1-like: MEETLQALDDLISQFLSLDRSLWSSSDDADAFLEAVDELTSTIHGLENTSADHVLLESFDLLLERCSTRLKDEFQQLVGTSGCSDDHGDHSFKRSQNEDDNHTFVAQPVRNFDIIVDALPEGVVTEANRIARRMIAAGFGDTCAETYASARRDFIDESIARLGVNAHLEELSKSTSWEELETQIMRWIPAIRVVFHILIPSERHLCNCIFEEFTSYTNLAFATACKPFLQLLSFAKVIAAAGHNPESLFRIVDMYDALTDILPVLDEAFDHEVAALRECLGLSIKGIFVALEKLIRCDPCESSPPDGGLHPITRYVMNYLMAACVSRHTLEEVMLVEFGCVETCPIDPDRPTSSLAIRFAWIVDVLIGNLESKSRIYGHAPLGCVFLINNGIYIIKKVNGCELKILLGEDWTRVISAKVQQWVLEYRRATWGRAIAILETDSSLSIILEKLNRFHNFVEAICQVQSRWVLVDKQQAVNLSIMVEELVIPVYRDTIDMLKATEAVGVSYVRPEDVKSRIQRLFKAMAKS, encoded by the coding sequence ATGGAGGAAACTCTGCAAGCACTCGATGATCTGATTTCCCAGTTCCTGAGCTTGGATCGGTCTCTCTGGTCCAGTTCTGATGATGCTGACGCCTTTTTAGAAGCTGTGGATGAACTAACTTCCACCATCCATGGCCTTGAGAACACCTCAGCGGAtcatgtgctccttgagagcTTTGATCTCCTTCTAGAGCGATGTTCCACGAGGCTTAAGGATGAGTTCCAGCAGCTGGTGGGTACATCTGGCTGCAGTGATGACCATGGTGACCACAGTTTCAAGAGAAGCCAAAATGAAGATGACAACCACACCTTTGTAGCCCAACCAGTTAGAAACTTTGACATCATTGTTGATGCCTTACCAGAGGGTGTAGTCACTGAGGCAAATCGAATCGCAAGAAGGATGATCGCTGCTGGTTTTGGTGATACATGCGCGGAGACCTATGCTTCTGCACGCCGCGACTTCATTGATGAGAGTATTGCTCGACTTGGGGTCAATGCTCATTTGGAAGAATTGTCCAAGTCAACATCATGGGAGGAGCTTGAGACTCAGATCATGCGCTGGATACCTGCAATACGTGTTGTGTTCCACATCTTAATCCCAAGTGAGCGTCACCTATGCAATTGCATCTTTGAAGAATTTACATCTTACActaaccttgcctttgccaccGCATGCAAACCATTTCTTCAACTCCTGTCCTTTGCCAAAGTTATTGCTGCTGCTGGACATAACCCAGAGAGTCTCTTCCGCATAGTTGACATGTATGATGCTTTAACTGATATTCTTCCTGTACTTGATGAAGCCTTTGATCATGAGGTAGCTGCTCTTCGTGAATGCCTTGGATTGTCAATTAAGGGCATATTTGTGGCTCTAGAAAAACTGATACGCTGTGATCCATGCGAGTCTTCACCACCAGATGGTGGATTGCATCCGATTACAAGGTATGTGATGAACTATCTTATGGCAGCTTGCGTATCTCGCCATACTCTGGAAGAAGTGATGCTTGTGGAGTTTGGTTGTGTTGAAACATGTCCAATCGACCCTGACCGTCCCACATCATCATTGGCAATCCGCTTTGCTTGGATTGTGGATGTGCTGATAGGGAATCTTGAGTCCAAATCCAGGATTTATGGTCATGCTCCTCTTGGCTGTGTCTTCCTGATCAACAATGGGATCTATATAATCAAGAAAGTCAATGGTTGCGAGCTTAAGATCTTGCTGGGTGAGGATTGGACCAGGGTAATATCTGCAAAGGTTCAGCAATGGGTGTTGGAATACCGCCGGGCTACCTGGGGGAGGGCCATAGCGATACTTGAGACTGACAGTAGTTTGAGTATTATTTTAGAGAAACTGAACCGCTTCCATAACTTTGTGGAAGCTATTTGCCAGGTGCAGTCACGGTGGGTACTGGTGGATAAGCAGCAAGCAGTGAATTTGAGCATTATGGTTGAGGAGCTGGTTATTCCAGTGTACAGGGATACAATTGATATGTTAAAGGCAACAGAGGCTGTAGGGGTTTCATATGTGCGACCTGAGGACGTGAAGTCACGGATTCAGCGGTTGTTCAAAGCAATGGCCAAATCATAG
- the LOC136450672 gene encoding GDSL esterase/lipase At1g58430-like, with protein MAQAHPVLLVLLLFLSSTAISSSKRIQPKFSAIFYFGDSVLDTGNNNHLPTVAVANHVPYGRDFPGKKPTGRFSNGRLIPDLLNEKLQLKEFSPPFLDTRLSSNDMVTGVNFASAGSGLDDQTSQLSNTLPMSKQVDLFKDYLLRLRNIVGDKEASRIIASSLIFISSGTNDFSHYYRSSKKRKMDIGDYQDIVLWMVQVYVKELYDLGGRQFCLAGLPPFGCTPIQITLSRDPDRACVDEQNWDAQVYNSKLQKLLTTLQGSLHGSRIVYLDAYRALMEILENPAKYGFTETTRGCCGTGLREVALFCNALTPICKNVSSYVFYDAVHPTERVYMLVNDYIVKYVIPQF; from the exons ATGGCACAGGCACACCCTGTTCTCCTAGTCCTTTTGCTCTTCCTCTCCTCCACTGCCATTTCTTCCTCCAAGAGAATTCAGCCGAAGTTCTCGGCTATCTTCTACTTTGGCGACTCAGTTCTCGACACCGGCAACAACAATCATCTCCCCACGGTGGCTGTAGCGAACCATGTTCCTTACGGAAGAGATTTCCCAGGGAAGAAACCAACAGGGAGGTTTTCCAATGGCCGGCTTATCCCAGACCTCCTCAACGAGAAGCTGCAACTCAAAGAATTCTCACCGCCGTTTCTGGATACAAGGCTGTCAAGCAACGACATGGTGACAGGGGTGAACTTCGCATCAGCTGGTTCAGGATTAGATGACCAGACGTCGCAGCTGTCCAATACTCTACCAATGTCCAAACAGGTGGACCTCTTCAAGGACTACCTCCTCCGGCTCAGGAACATTGTTGGGGACAAGGAGGCTTCCAGGATCATTGCCAGCTCTCTGATCTTTATCAGCTCAGGAACCAACGATTTCTCACATTACTACCGTTcgtcgaagaagaggaagatggacATTGGTGACTACCAAGATATTGTTCTCTGGATGGTACAGGTTTATGTCAAG GAATTATATGACCTTGGGGGCCGACAATTCTGTTTGGCAGGCCTTCCGCCGTTTGGTTGCACACCTATCCAAATCACATTGAGCAGAGACCCTGACAGGGCATGTGTGGATGAGCAAAACTGGGATGCTCAGGTCTATAACTCTAAACTTCAAAAATTACTTACAACTTTGCAAGGCTCACTCCATGGAAGCAGAATTGTGTACTTGGATGCATACAGAGCTCTCATGGAGATCCTGGAGAACCCGGCAAAATACG GATTTACAGAGACAACACGAGGATGTTGCGGGACTGGGCTCAGAGAGGTTGCTCTGTTTTGCAATGCATTGACTCCTATCTGCAAAAATGTGTCATCCTATGTATTTTACGATGCTGTGCACCCAACAGAGAGGGTTTACATGTTAGTAAATGATTACATAGTCAAATACGTTATTCCACAGTTTTAA